The nucleotide sequence CCCCAAAGCGGTCAGCATCACCAGCGGCCAACTGAGCGCGCGGGTCGGGGGGATGTCGGCGCCGTTTCGCGCGGACGCCACACCAACGGTCGGGATGATGTGCGTCCCGTTCTTCCACGTCGGCGGTTCCCTGGGCGTGCTCGGCAGCCTCTATGCGGGCAACACCTTGGTGGTACAGACCCGCTTCGACGCCGGCGAGTGGCTACGGCTGGTGTCCGCGCACCGGATCACCATGACCTTCATGGTGCCGACCATGCTGCAACGCATCCTTGATCATCCCGACTTCGCCGACACGGATCTCACGTCGTTGGTGGCCATCGCCTACGGCGCCGCCGCCGCGCCGATCGCGTTGGTGCGGCGGGCAATGGACGCGCTGCCAAACGTGGCTTTTACCAACGTGTTTGGTCAGACCGAGACGCTCGGCGCGTACACCACGCTGCTGCCCGCCGATCACCGCGATCCCGCCCGGGCGGGATCCGTCGGCCGGCCGCTACCCGGGGTTGAGGTTCGGGTGGTCGACCCCGCGACCGGCGAGGACGTCGCGCCCGGGACCGTCGGCGAGCTGTGGGTGCACACCGCACAGAACGTCATGGGTGGTTGGCTGCACACCGGCGACCTGGGCCGCCAGGACGCCGACGGCTACATCTTTCCCAGCGGCCGGCTCAGCGACACCATCAACCGCGGGGGAGAGAAGTTCGGGCCGATCGAGGTGGAGGAGGCGCTGCGTTCCCATCGGTCGGTCACCGACGTCGCGGTCGCGGGGATCGCCGACGACGAACTCGGCCAGCGGGTCGGCGCCGCGGTGGTGGCCAGCGCTCCGGTCACGCTCGACGAACTGCGCTCGCATTGCCGCGAGCTGATCGCCTACTTCAAGCTGCCGGAGCGGCTGGCGATCGTCGACCAGATTCCATACAGCGACACCGGCAAGGTCAGCCGCCGCCAGATCGCCGCGCTGATCGCCGAGCACGCCTGAAACGTAGGAGTAGCAATGCTTTTCCTTCACGAGACCCACCAGGTGGTCGGTGCGCGCGAGGAAGAATTCGAGGCCGCCTACCGCGAGGGCTGGATGCCTACCCTCGCCGAGGGGGACGACGCGCGGCTGCTTTGGTATGCGAACCATGCTCACGGCTCCGGGGTTTCCTACAACGTCGTCACCGTCACCGCAATCGCCGACGGCGCCGCCTGGGAGCGGCTCGATCGCCGGGTGCGGAGCGGGGATCTCAACCCGTGGATGCGCGAGCTGGATCACCTGCGCCACGACGTGACGGGGAAGTTGCTGCTTCCGGTCGAGTGGTCACCGTTGCAGACCGTCGACCTGGCCGCGGTGCCCACCGATGGTGCGACACATCCGCTGAGCCTGTTCATGGAGGACACCGGCTGGCCGCACGCTCCGCTCGATTACTACATCCGGATGTGGGACGAAATCTATTACCGGGTGCTGTCCAAGGCCCCCAGGGAGATGCGCATCCTCGATATCCAGGCGTGCTTTCAGGTCGCGCACGGCAGCTACCGGCGTCGAGAAGCGATGCTGTGGCAAAAGATTGAGGAAGTCAACGACTACGCCGCGCTCGTTCGCCTACTGACCACCGAGACCGCGCCCGAACACCGGCAGCCCGGCAGCTACATGGTCGAGGCGCTGAAATACCGTGACCAATGGGAGAGCCGGCTGCTTCGGACGTCGAACTGGTCACCGCTCTACTGAGCGCGGTTCAGGATTCGCGCCGCGTCGCGGACCATCTCGTGCACGATGTCGGCGGCTGGGCGGACGTCGCGAATGCCACCCACGCCCTCGCCGACAAGCACGGCGGCGGTGTCGAAGTCCTCTGCGGCCGTGGCCTTTTGGAAGGTGTCCACCGCGTCGGGCAACGACGCCGAAAGTTGATCTTCGTTTCCGTGCCAGGTGTCGAGGAAGGCGTTTCCCAGCGCCCGCGCGTTGTACTCGGTGGGCCAATCCAGTTGTCGCACAATGTCATACACCCGGGTGCGAAGCGTGTCGTCGCCGCTGGCCTCGATGGCCCGTTCGTGCGCGCGCGGCGACACCAACGCTTCCTGGGACGCCCAAAATCTGGTGCCCACCAAGACCCCGTCGGCGCCGAGTGCGAGCGCCGCGGCCAGCCCCCGACCATCGCCGACGCCCCCGGCCGCCACCACCACCGTCTCCGGCGAGCGTTCGGCGACGAGGTCGACGACGTCGGGCACCAGCGTGAAGGTCGAGCGCACCGTCATGCCGTGGCCGCCCGCCTCGCCGCCCTGCGCGACGATGACGTCCGCGCCGGCGTCCAGCGCCCGTCGTGCGTGCTCGAGGTTTTGCACCTGTGCCGTCAGCGGAATGCCGGCCGCCTGGATGCGCTCGGCAAACGGCGCTAGCTCACCGAACGACAACATGATCGTCGCCGGTTGCTGCGCCACTACCACGTCGAGCAGCCCCGGGTCGCGGGCCAGCCTCCAGGTGATGAACCCGAATCCGACTCGTGCGCCGCCGAGTTGGCCGATTTGCGACCGCAACCATTCGGCGTCCCCGTAACCACCGCCGATCAGACCCAGGCCGCCCGCTGCGCTCACCGCCGCGGCCAGGCTAGCCCCCGATATCCCCGCCATCGGCGCAAGCAGGATCGGGTGTTCGATCCCGAGGAATGTGGTCAGGCGGGTATCCAGTGTCATTTCAGCGCTCCCGTCAGAAACTGTGCGCGCCCGTGGCCGAAAGACCAGTCCTCGTCGCCGTTTTCGGTGATCGATACGATCAGGTCTGCCGGGTCCGTCCCGCACCGTTCGGCGAGATTGGACGCGAGCAGTTCATAGAACTTTTCCTTCGCCTCGCGGGTGCGTCGCCGGCTCACCACGTGCACCACCACCAACCGCGATGAGCGCTCGATGCCCAGACCGGTATCCCAGGCGACGATCTCGTGGGCCGGATGGGTGCGCACCACCTGGTAGCGGTCGCGCAGCGGGACCCCGAACGCGTCGACCACCGCGTCGTGGATTGCGTCCAGCAGTTCCGTGACCTCGGCCGGCGTGCGACCCTCGATGAGGTCGATGTACAGCAGCGGCATTTTGCCTCCCTTCCGTTGTCGTTGCAACCGACGTTAGGTCCACGGAAATCCCCGGTGAAATGCCTGCTGTAATGCATCTATGCTTGTCACGCATGAACGGGTTTGCGGGTAACCGCGTCGAGCTGCGCCACCTGCGGGTGTTCGAGGCGGTCGCGCGACTCAAGTCGTTCACCCTCGCCGCCGACGAGCTGAGCATTACCCAGCCCGCGCTGAGCCGCACCATTCAGCAGTTGGAAGACGCCCTCGGTGTGGCGCTGCTGGACCGCAGTTCGCGCCACGTCGAGACCACGAAGGCCGGACAGCGGTTCCTCGACCACGTCGAACGTGTGCTGGCCGAGCTGGAGCGCGGTTTCGCCGCCGTGCGACGCCAGGCCAGCCTCCGGCTGGGCTTCAGTTGGCTGTTGCCCGACCCGTGGGCGCAGGACACCGTGGCACGGTTCGAGCGCGCCACCGGGACGCGGGTCAGTTTGGTCCGCACCGACGATGCGCTGACCGGCGTGCAGCAAGGCAAGGTCGACATCGCCGTGGTGCGCGGGCACGTCGCGTCCACCGCCGTACAGGTTGTGCACCTGTTCGACGAGTCACGGGTGGCGGTGTGTTCGGTTCACTCGCGCCTAGCCGGCAGGGCCGAATTGGACTGGGCCGAGGTGCCGCGGTGGCCGCTGGTGGTCAACACCGCCAGCGGCACCACCGGGCCGTGGTCGTGGCCCGAAGGCGAAGGGCCGCAAACCGTGGTCGAGACAACGAATTTCGACGAGTGGCTGGAATCGGTGGCCGCCGACCGCGGCATCGGCGTAATTCCCGATGTGGCGATGAGGCGCAACATCCACCCGGGCGTGAAGTTCATCGCGCTGCGCAACGCACCGGCCAGTCCGGTCGGGCTGGCGTATCTGCCGCGCCCCCGAAATGCCGTGCTGCGCCGCTTCGTCGAGGCAGCGGTGGAAAGCGCCGCGCGTCCCATGCGGCCAGCAGACGCAAAAGTCCCCAATCACTAACGAAACTGGGGACTTTCGCGCCGGCTCGCCGAGTCTAAAAACGGCTCGGCGACGGCGAGAAACCCCTGCGGGTCGGACGAGAAGACCACGTGGCCGGTGTCGAGGATCTCGAATCGGGAGCCACGGATGACGTCGTGCGCTATCCGCCCGGAGCTCAGCGGTATCGCGATGTCGCGCTTGCCCCAGACGATGAGCGTGGGCGCCGACAGCCCGGCGGCGCGGCTGCGTAGGTCGTGCTCGGGGGTGGCGAAGCTTCGCCACAACCCCGTGGCGGTCCGGACGCCGTCGTCGGTCCGTGCCCGGGCGATCGTGCGCTCGGCGATGGCGCGGTCGCTGTCGGTCCGGGCCTTCATGTAGCCACGGACGAACAGGGGAGCGGCGCGCCACATCGCGGGCACGCTCATAATCCGGCAGAACGTGCGCGACACGGCATTGAGCGGAACGAAGCCGCCGGTGTTGACCAGGATCAAACCCGCAACGAACTCCGGACGGGTGATCGCCAACCGTGCGGCGGCGAACCCGCCCACCGAGTTGCCGATCAACACCGCGCGCGACAAACCCAGGCCGTCGACGACGTCTTCGAGCACATCGGCGAACAGCGGCGCGGTCGGCTCCATGGCGGCGTCCAGCGGATCCGAATCCCCATGGCCGGGCCAGTCCACCGCAATGGTGCGGTAGCGCCGGGCCAGCGTATCGACGATGGGGTCGTAGTCGTGTCGGTCGTGCAGCGTCGCGTGCAGCAGCAAAACCGTTGGACCACTGCCCGATTCGCGATAGGCGACGCGGCCGGCGCGGGTTTGGATGGTGGTCATGGGTCCCCTTTCCAGGCGTTGACCGACTGGTCGGTCAACGCCTACGCTACAACGGGAGACACGCGCCGACAAGGAGGACTCCGCGATGCCACCAGCCCCGCCGCCGGATGCCCCATTTGCCGACAAGATGGCCTACTACCGCAGCCAGCACACCTCGAAGGGGGTGCGGGCGACCCATCTGATCGGCACGCCGATCATCGCGGCCGGCATGCCGCTGCTGTTCGCCAAGCCGAAGGTGGGCGCCACGATGTTCATCGGAGGCTGGGCCATGCAGATCGTCGGCCACCGACTGTTCGAGAAGAACCTGCCCTCCACGCACAAGGGATGGATCACGTATCAACTGACCGGGGTGATCCACGTGTGCGAGCAGTACGGCGAGATGCTGGCGCGACGCAGCAGGCGCAGGGCCGCGTGAGACCGCCCGAACCCGGCCGCAACGCGCTGCTGGACGCCGGACAGCGCCTGCTGAGCACCTCCGACCTCGCCAGGATCTCCGTCAACGCGATCGTCGCCGAGGCGGGTATGGCCAAGGGCAGCTTCTATCAGCACTGGCCCAGCCGAACCGACTACGTGCGGGCACTGCACGTCCGATTCCACGACCAGCTGGAGGAATCGATCGTCGCCGCCATGGCCGACCTGCCGCCCGGGCGAGACCGGCTCCAGGCGGGGCTCACGGCCTACCTCGACGGGTGCCTGGCGGATGCGGCCACCAAAGCGCTGCTCGTGCAGTCGCGCACCGAGGCCGGGCTCAGCGACCTGGTTACGGCACGTAACGAGACCGGCGCCACGCTGTTGCTGCCCGATCTGGTCGCGCTCGAGTGGTCGCGACCGGAACCGATCGCCGCGCTGCTCGTCGCGGCCATCGCCGAAATCGCCCTGGTCGAGCTCGCCGCCGGAAAGCCCGACAAGGCGTTGCGCGACGGGCTGATTCGGCTGGCCACCGGCGACCGGGGCTAATCAGGCCAGCGCGGCAAACCCGGAGCGCACCAAATCCAGGCTCGCCGCCACGAGCTCACCCAGGTCGTCGGCGCAACCATTGCGGCCCCAGTTCTCGACCGCCACCACCAGTGCCGCCGCCAGAGCCGACCCTGCCACCTCCGCGGCCAGGTCGACGTTCGCCGCGTCGTGATTGCGCCTTCTGACGAACGCGGTCAGCACGTCGGCGAAAGACGCCTGCACCACCCGCAGATGGCTCGCGATCCGGTCGGCGTCGATCAGCTCGGCGCGGGCGGTCGCGGCCTGGCGGACCACCTCGAGGTCGTGCGGGAAGGCCGCGACGCTGGCCAGGACCGCGTCGAACAGGGACTCACCGGCCGGGCGCCGGGCAAGGGCGTCGGCCAGCCATTGCAGCTGCGTCTCGTAGTCCTGGAACAGCACCGCTTCCTTGGTGGGGAAGTGCCGGAAGAACGTCCGCTCGGTGACGCCGGCTTCGGCGGCCAGCTCCGTCACCGTGACGTTGGAAAACCCCTTGCGGGCGAAGCATTTCAGCGCGGCCTGGCGAAGCGCCTCATGCGTCGATCGTCGGCGCTGTTCGTGACGGTTTATCGCAGACACCTTCCAATCATGTCAGTACTGACATATTCTGTCACGCATGACAGATTATGACGCGATCGTCGTGGGTGCCGGGCACAACGGGCTGGCCGCCGCGGCGATTCTGCAACGGGCCGGCCTGCGCACCGTGTGCCTGGAGGCGAACACCTACGCCGGGGGGATGGCCGCAACGGTCGAATTGATCGACGGCTTCCGCTACGAGATCGCCGGATCGGTGAAGTTCCCGATGGCCAGCCAGATCACCAAGGACCTGGGGCTCGACACGCTGCCCGAGATCGAGCCGGACGTGATGTCGATCAACATCGGCGAAAACGGCGAAGAGCCGATGGTCTTCTATCGCGACCCGATGCAGCTGATGACCCATCTCGGCGAGAAGCACGGCGTCGAGGCCGTCATGGGCATGGCCGAGCTGATCGCCTGGAGCCAGGGGCCGGCAAAGGCGCTGGGGCGCTTTGACGTTCGCCAGCCCCCCAAAACCCTCGACGAAATGTACGCGTGCGCGGCCAACGAGGCCGAACGCCGCGCGATTCACGAAGTCCTGTTCGGCTCGGCGATGGACGTGATCGACCGATACCTGCCGGACAAGGACAAGCACGCCGTCATGCGCGGCATGCTGGCGTTTCTGGCCGTCAACTCCACCTATCGCGGACCCTATACCCCCGGCAGCGCAACGTGTTTGGCGTTCGCGCTCGCGGTGCCGGACGACAGCACCGCGATGATGAGCAAGCTCAAGGGCGGAATCGGCGCACTCACCGAACACCTGCACGAGCTCTTCGTTGCCCACGGCGGGGAAATCAAATTCCGCACCAAGGTGGAGCAGATTCTGGTCGAGAAGGGCACGGTGCAGGGCGTTCGCCTGCGCGACGGGTCGACGATCACCGCCCCGATCGTGGTATCCAACCTCTCGCCCGACGTCACGCTCACCGAGCTCATCGCGCCCGAACACGTTCCGGCGGAACTGGTCTCGCGGGTTTCCGACCGCGACCACCGCGCGTCCTTCGTGCAACTGCACTTCGCTCTGGACGGGTTGCCCAAGTTCGCGCCGCCGTATGAGTTCCTCAACGAGGAGGGCATGCAGCAGTCGGTCGGCATCTTCGGTTCACCCGAGGAGCAGCAACGGCAGTGGGAGATGTGTCGGCGGGGGCTGGTGCCGGACAATCCGTCGATGGGCATGCAGATCCCGTCGGTGCACGATCCCGGCATGGCGCCGCCCGGGAAGCACGCGGCGAGCGCGTTCGCCTACGCCTTCCCGGTGGAAGTCGGCCGAGAGCAGCATGGGCACCTGAAAAAGGAGATGACCCAACGTGTTATCGACAAGATCACCCGGTTCGCCCCGAACTTCAAGGACATCGTGATCCGCCACATCACGTTTGCGCCTTATCACATGAACACCATGTTCGGTGCGCCCGCCGGCGACTTTTGCCACGGTCTGCTGCACCCCGACCTGATGGGGCCAAATCGACCCGGGCCCAAGGGATTCCTGGACATGCCGATTCCGATCGACGGCCTCTACCTCGGCGGTGCGGGATGCCACGGCGGCCCGGGTATCACCTTCACCCCCGGGTACAACGCGGGCTATCAGGTGCTCGACGACCAGTAGGCCGTCACGCCCCGAACGTTCCGACCAGCTGGGCCTGTCCGGTCGCCGCGCCGGCGATCGTGCGCGCCGCCTGACCGGCGGCCTGTCCACCGGGCAGCTGATAGCCGGCCGGGAGCTGATAGAGCGTGAATCGATAATGGTGCAGCCCGGTGCCCGCCGGCGGGCAGGGCCCGTTGTATCCGGCCTGTCCGGCCGAGTTCGGCACCGCGCTGCCGCCACCCGGGATCTGGCCATCGCCGCTGCTGCCCGAGCCGGGGGCGATTCCGGTCACGATCCAATGCACGTACACCCCGCCGGGAGCATCCACGTCGTCGACAACCAGGGCCGCGCCCGACGGCGTCGACCAGGCCAACGGCGGCGCGACATCGGCCCCCCTGCAGGTGTATTGCGCGGGTATCGGCGCCCCGTTGGCGAAGGCGGGACTCGTGATCGTCAGTGGCCCGGATGGCGCCGCCGCGCTGGTGCCACCGGAGCCGACCACCGCCAGACCCGCGAAAAGGACGATCATTCGCCGAGCGGAATTCATCGCTATTTGCCGCCCTTTTTGACCGCCAGCACTCGTTTGCGCAGGCCGTCGGTCGCCGTGTCCATCAAGCCCTTGGCTCCCTTCTTGATCAAGAATCCCGGCACGGGCACGCTCAGGTCAATGGTGAGGTCGAACTGCAGCCGAGTGGAATCGCCCTCGGGGGTCAGCGTGTACCGGGCATCTTGCCTGCGTTGTTGTTTGGCGCTGACCAGCGTCCAGCTCACTCCGTCGTCGTGCACCGAGTATTTCAACACCTGCTCATCGCTGACGCCCACGACTTTCACGACCTGGCGGGACTTGCTCGGATGGCCCTGGTCGTCGCGCTCCAGGATCTCCACGCTCTTATGCGCCGAGGACCATTCGGGTAGTGATTCGAGGTCGAACAATACGTCCATGATTTCGTCCGGCGTCGCCTCGATGACGACTTCACGGGAATCGCTGACAGCCATGCGGGACGCATAGCCGCCGGGGCAGCCATCCAAACGCTTACGGCACCAGCACGACCTTGCCGATGTTCTCCCGCGCGGCCAGGATCCGGTGCGCCTCGGGCGCCTCGGCGAAGGGCACGGCGGCGTGCACGATCGGGGCGGCGGTGCCGTCGTCGAGCGCCTTTTTCAACGGAGTGATCCAGGGCTCGAGGGTGCCGCGATCGTCCCACAGCCGCAACATGTTCAGGCCGATCACGGCCTTGGACTCGGAGAGTTGGTCGAGCAGGTTGAATCCGCGCAGCATGGCCAACGCCTGCGGCGCCGCCGTGCGCAGCGAGCGTTTCTCGCCCTGCTGCAGGTTCGAAATCCCATAGCCGACAAGCCTTCCGCCCGGACGCAGCAGAGCATAGGACCGCCGCAGCGACGTGCCACCGAGCGCGTCGAGCACCAAATCGTAGGGGCCCAGGCCCTTCCACCAGCCGTCGCGGCGGTAGTCGATGGCGCGGTCCACACCCAGCTCGGTCAGCTTCTGATGCTTGCCGGGCGACGCGGTGCCGTGCACCTCCGCCCCGGCGGCCTTGGCAAATTGGATCGCCGCGATTCCGACGCCGCCGGCCGCGGCGTGGATCAACACCCGCTCGCCGGCGCGCAGCGACCCGTAGCCGTGCAGGGCTGCCCATGCGGTCGCGTAGTTGACCGGAACGGCGGCGCCCTGTTCGAAGCTCACCGCCTCGGGCAGCGTCACCGAGTCGCTGGCCGACACGTTGACGATTTCGGCGTAGCCGCCGAAACGGGTTCCGGCCAAGACCCGTTCGCCGACTCTGCCCGGATCGACACCGTCGCCGACGGCCTCGACGGTGCCGGCGACTTCGTAGCCGACCACCGCCGGTAGCTTCGGCGCGTCCGGGTAGAGCCCGACGCGCGCCATGTGATCGGCGAAGTTCACCCCGGCGGCTCGCACCCCGATGCGCAGCTGGCCCGGGCCGGGCGGTGGCGGGTCGGGCCGCTGCTGAACCTGGAGGACCGACGGGTCGCCGTGTTTGGTGATGACTACTGCGCGCATCGCTTAGCTCCTGACTTCGGCAAGGCGGGGCAGAACCACGTCGCGCCACCCGGCGCCCATGCGCTTGAACGCATCGGCCATTCGGTGGTCGTCCAGGTCAAAGCCGCTGTGTTCCAGGAATACTCGTGTCCCAGTGCCTTCGGCTTCGAGCCGCCAGGTTAGCGTCCACGCCGGGGTGAAGGTGTAGACGAAGCGGTGCGGCGGGTCGACTTCGATGACCTTGCAGGGCTGCTTGCCGTAGCCGGGCATGTCGAGGGTGAATTGGTGTCCCACCACCGCGG is from Mycobacterium conspicuum and encodes:
- a CDS encoding zinc-binding dehydrogenase — protein: MRAVVITKHGDPSVLQVQQRPDPPPPGPGQLRIGVRAAGVNFADHMARVGLYPDAPKLPAVVGYEVAGTVEAVGDGVDPGRVGERVLAGTRFGGYAEIVNVSASDSVTLPEAVSFEQGAAVPVNYATAWAALHGYGSLRAGERVLIHAAAGGVGIAAIQFAKAAGAEVHGTASPGKHQKLTELGVDRAIDYRRDGWWKGLGPYDLVLDALGGTSLRRSYALLRPGGRLVGYGISNLQQGEKRSLRTAAPQALAMLRGFNLLDQLSESKAVIGLNMLRLWDDRGTLEPWITPLKKALDDGTAAPIVHAAVPFAEAPEAHRILAARENIGKVVLVP
- a CDS encoding phytoene desaturase family protein; protein product: MTDYDAIVVGAGHNGLAAAAILQRAGLRTVCLEANTYAGGMAATVELIDGFRYEIAGSVKFPMASQITKDLGLDTLPEIEPDVMSINIGENGEEPMVFYRDPMQLMTHLGEKHGVEAVMGMAELIAWSQGPAKALGRFDVRQPPKTLDEMYACAANEAERRAIHEVLFGSAMDVIDRYLPDKDKHAVMRGMLAFLAVNSTYRGPYTPGSATCLAFALAVPDDSTAMMSKLKGGIGALTEHLHELFVAHGGEIKFRTKVEQILVEKGTVQGVRLRDGSTITAPIVVSNLSPDVTLTELIAPEHVPAELVSRVSDRDHRASFVQLHFALDGLPKFAPPYEFLNEEGMQQSVGIFGSPEEQQRQWEMCRRGLVPDNPSMGMQIPSVHDPGMAPPGKHAASAFAYAFPVEVGREQHGHLKKEMTQRVIDKITRFAPNFKDIVIRHITFAPYHMNTMFGAPAGDFCHGLLHPDLMGPNRPGPKGFLDMPIPIDGLYLGGAGCHGGPGITFTPGYNAGYQVLDDQ
- a CDS encoding SRPBCC family protein encodes the protein MTETIRVDQFVAAPPEAVWRLLTEPELLRQWWAEGEVAAVVGHQFTLDMPGYGKQPCKVIEVDPPHRFVYTFTPAWTLTWRLEAEGTGTRVFLEHSGFDLDDHRMADAFKRMGAGWRDVVLPRLAEVRS
- a CDS encoding class I adenylate-forming enzyme family protein, with protein sequence MVSAVLSLEAAAASDPTRTALIVDGCSVSYGDLAATVRQCAAALAARGVVAGDRVAVVDGGSRLSIAALFAAARLGAAAALMNPALTPPELKGLLKNAGCAGVGVAGQAYADRLRDAGATTVVTDSDLAGDSPPVPEVSEIPDTADALILFTSGTTGLPKAVSITSGQLSARVGGMSAPFRADATPTVGMMCVPFFHVGGSLGVLGSLYAGNTLVVQTRFDAGEWLRLVSAHRITMTFMVPTMLQRILDHPDFADTDLTSLVAIAYGAAAAPIALVRRAMDALPNVAFTNVFGQTETLGAYTTLLPADHRDPARAGSVGRPLPGVEVRVVDPATGEDVAPGTVGELWVHTAQNVMGGWLHTGDLGRQDADGYIFPSGRLSDTINRGGEKFGPIEVEEALRSHRSVTDVAVAGIADDELGQRVGAAVVASAPVTLDELRSHCRELIAYFKLPERLAIVDQIPYSDTGKVSRRQIAALIAEHA
- a CDS encoding NAD(P)H-dependent flavin oxidoreductase: MTLDTRLTTFLGIEHPILLAPMAGISGASLAAAVSAAGGLGLIGGGYGDAEWLRSQIGQLGGARVGFGFITWRLARDPGLLDVVVAQQPATIMLSFGELAPFAERIQAAGIPLTAQVQNLEHARRALDAGADVIVAQGGEAGGHGMTVRSTFTLVPDVVDLVAERSPETVVVAAGGVGDGRGLAAALALGADGVLVGTRFWASQEALVSPRAHERAIEASGDDTLRTRVYDIVRQLDWPTEYNARALGNAFLDTWHGNEDQLSASLPDAVDTFQKATAAEDFDTAAVLVGEGVGGIRDVRPAADIVHEMVRDAARILNRAQ
- a CDS encoding alpha/beta fold hydrolase → MTTIQTRAGRVAYRESGSGPTVLLLHATLHDRHDYDPIVDTLARRYRTIAVDWPGHGDSDPLDAAMEPTAPLFADVLEDVVDGLGLSRAVLIGNSVGGFAAARLAITRPEFVAGLILVNTGGFVPLNAVSRTFCRIMSVPAMWRAAPLFVRGYMKARTDSDRAIAERTIARARTDDGVRTATGLWRSFATPEHDLRSRAAGLSAPTLIVWGKRDIAIPLSSGRIAHDVIRGSRFEILDTGHVVFSSDPQGFLAVAEPFLDSASRRESPQFR
- a CDS encoding TetR/AcrR family transcriptional regulator, which produces MRPPEPGRNALLDAGQRLLSTSDLARISVNAIVAEAGMAKGSFYQHWPSRTDYVRALHVRFHDQLEESIVAAMADLPPGRDRLQAGLTAYLDGCLADAATKALLVQSRTEAGLSDLVTARNETGATLLLPDLVALEWSRPEPIAALLVAAIAEIALVELAAGKPDKALRDGLIRLATGDRG
- a CDS encoding LysR family transcriptional regulator — translated: MNGFAGNRVELRHLRVFEAVARLKSFTLAADELSITQPALSRTIQQLEDALGVALLDRSSRHVETTKAGQRFLDHVERVLAELERGFAAVRRQASLRLGFSWLLPDPWAQDTVARFERATGTRVSLVRTDDALTGVQQGKVDIAVVRGHVASTAVQVVHLFDESRVAVCSVHSRLAGRAELDWAEVPRWPLVVNTASGTTGPWSWPEGEGPQTVVETTNFDEWLESVAADRGIGVIPDVAMRRNIHPGVKFIALRNAPASPVGLAYLPRPRNAVLRRFVEAAVESAARPMRPADAKVPNH
- a CDS encoding SRPBCC family protein produces the protein MAVSDSREVVIEATPDEIMDVLFDLESLPEWSSAHKSVEILERDDQGHPSKSRQVVKVVGVSDEQVLKYSVHDDGVSWTLVSAKQQRRQDARYTLTPEGDSTRLQFDLTIDLSVPVPGFLIKKGAKGLMDTATDGLRKRVLAVKKGGK
- a CDS encoding DUF962 domain-containing protein — protein: MPPAPPPDAPFADKMAYYRSQHTSKGVRATHLIGTPIIAAGMPLLFAKPKVGATMFIGGWAMQIVGHRLFEKNLPSTHKGWITYQLTGVIHVCEQYGEMLARRSRRRAA
- a CDS encoding tautomerase family protein; this encodes MPLLYIDLIEGRTPAEVTELLDAIHDAVVDAFGVPLRDRYQVVRTHPAHEIVAWDTGLGIERSSRLVVVHVVSRRRTREAKEKFYELLASNLAERCGTDPADLIVSITENGDEDWSFGHGRAQFLTGALK
- a CDS encoding YbhB/YbcL family Raf kinase inhibitor-like protein, with translation MIVLFAGLAVVGSGGTSAAAPSGPLTITSPAFANGAPIPAQYTCRGADVAPPLAWSTPSGAALVVDDVDAPGGVYVHWIVTGIAPGSGSSGDGQIPGGGSAVPNSAGQAGYNGPCPPAGTGLHHYRFTLYQLPAGYQLPGGQAAGQAARTIAGAATGQAQLVGTFGA
- a CDS encoding TetR/AcrR family transcriptional regulator, producing the protein MSAINRHEQRRRSTHEALRQAALKCFARKGFSNVTVTELAAEAGVTERTFFRHFPTKEAVLFQDYETQLQWLADALARRPAGESLFDAVLASVAAFPHDLEVVRQAATARAELIDADRIASHLRVVQASFADVLTAFVRRRNHDAANVDLAAEVAGSALAAALVVAVENWGRNGCADDLGELVAASLDLVRSGFAALA